Proteins from a genomic interval of Kitasatospora herbaricolor:
- a CDS encoding RNA polymerase sigma factor: MTLRTSTREPGLSALSDAELSAALAGSTATGGSRIREVMAEVFTRHHGAVLAYARGYCRDPQTAQDLAAEAYASTYSSVARGCGPRHAWRPYLMAVVRRTAMEWSAQTRDRVLLPEDFTEWAERLADEAETDGALLAAEETAMVARAYRALPERWQVLLWFFVVEGESAATVAQRMSMTPSGVRSLAARARAGLREAYLRAHVDEDTAPECRYFTSLLTGTARRPGRRRGRELARHLGECPRCGRVAEDFRRANHHLESGSAEPAKPEAVRSC, translated from the coding sequence TTGACCCTTCGTACCAGCACCCGTGAACCGGGTTTGAGCGCGCTGAGCGACGCCGAACTCTCGGCGGCGCTCGCCGGCTCCACCGCGACCGGCGGCTCCCGCATCCGGGAGGTGATGGCCGAGGTGTTCACCCGCCACCACGGCGCCGTGCTCGCCTACGCCCGCGGCTACTGCCGCGACCCGCAGACCGCCCAGGACCTCGCCGCCGAGGCCTACGCCAGCACCTACTCGTCCGTCGCCCGCGGCTGCGGCCCCCGGCACGCCTGGCGCCCCTATCTGATGGCGGTCGTCCGCCGGACCGCGATGGAGTGGAGCGCGCAGACCAGGGACCGCGTCCTGCTGCCCGAGGACTTCACCGAATGGGCCGAGCGACTGGCGGACGAGGCGGAGACCGACGGCGCGCTGCTCGCGGCCGAGGAGACGGCCATGGTGGCCAGGGCCTATCGCGCGCTGCCCGAGCGCTGGCAGGTGCTGCTCTGGTTCTTCGTGGTGGAGGGCGAGTCGGCCGCCACCGTCGCCCAGCGGATGAGCATGACCCCGAGCGGTGTACGCTCCCTCGCCGCCCGCGCCCGCGCGGGGCTGCGCGAGGCGTACCTGCGGGCGCACGTGGACGAGGACACCGCCCCGGAGTGCCGATACTTCACCTCGCTGCTGACCGGTACCGCCCGCCGCCCGGGCCGGCGGCGGGGCCGGGAGCTGGCCCGCCACCTGGGGGAGTGCCCGCGCTGCGGGCGGGTGGCGGAGGACTTCCGCCGGGCCAACCACCACCTGGAGAGCGGGTCGGCGGAGCCCGCCAAGCCCGAGGCGGTGCGGTCCTGCTGA
- a CDS encoding serine hydrolase domain-containing protein produces the protein MRPTRPTSLLCLAAVTALVSLSTPVTTATGAAGEGGGHRRPCVSSPLPEDGPARDILRIAEQAKAEMGLKSVILRVTVDGREVVTAALGESMTGVPADPAMHFRNGNIAISYLGTALLRLVDEGRVGLDDTVGRWLPDLPDHLGDRITLRMLADSTSGLVDYVTAPGFGDTVYANPFRAWTADELVAVSTGRPLWYDPGTNWSYSHANFVLLGAALEKITGTRLDALLQQKIMGPLGLDETRNSFTPDIPTPVLHAFTSDRGTYEESTFWNPSWTTAPGAVQTTDICDLARSAVGIGSGELLSPSARQELLDPGTVGLGRPTSVCPETVCLAQTEATHYGMGLLVLNDWVVQHPLFFGYSASQAYLPCEHLAIAVSTTTGPDAPGGHSAQLVGQRIAAALAPDHPIPDFG, from the coding sequence ATGAGACCCACGCGTCCGACGTCACTGCTCTGCCTCGCCGCGGTCACCGCGCTCGTCTCCCTCAGCACCCCGGTCACGACCGCCACCGGTGCGGCGGGCGAGGGCGGCGGTCACCGCCGGCCCTGCGTCAGTTCCCCGCTGCCGGAGGACGGCCCGGCCCGCGACATCCTGCGGATCGCCGAGCAGGCCAAGGCGGAGATGGGCCTCAAGTCCGTGATCCTGCGGGTCACCGTCGACGGTCGCGAGGTCGTCACGGCCGCGCTGGGCGAGTCGATGACAGGGGTCCCGGCCGACCCCGCCATGCACTTCCGGAACGGCAACATCGCGATCAGCTACCTGGGCACGGCACTGCTGCGGCTGGTCGACGAGGGGCGGGTCGGCCTCGACGACACGGTCGGACGCTGGCTGCCGGACCTCCCGGACCACCTGGGCGACCGGATCACCCTGCGGATGCTCGCCGACTCCACCTCCGGTCTCGTCGACTACGTCACCGCCCCCGGCTTCGGCGACACCGTCTACGCGAACCCGTTCCGCGCCTGGACGGCGGACGAGCTGGTGGCCGTCTCGACCGGCAGGCCGCTGTGGTACGACCCGGGAACCAACTGGAGCTACTCGCACGCCAACTTCGTCCTGCTCGGCGCCGCCCTGGAGAAGATCACCGGGACTCGGCTGGACGCGCTGCTCCAGCAGAAGATCATGGGCCCGCTCGGGCTGGACGAGACCCGCAACAGCTTCACGCCCGACATCCCGACGCCCGTCCTGCACGCCTTCACCTCCGACCGGGGGACGTACGAGGAGTCCACCTTCTGGAACCCCTCGTGGACCACCGCCCCCGGCGCCGTGCAGACCACCGACATCTGCGACCTGGCCCGCTCGGCCGTGGGCATCGGTTCGGGCGAACTGCTCTCGCCGTCCGCCCGCCAGGAGCTGCTGGACCCGGGGACGGTGGGCCTGGGCCGGCCGACCTCCGTCTGCCCGGAGACGGTGTGCCTGGCGCAAACCGAGGCCACCCACTACGGCATGGGTCTGCTGGTGCTGAACGACTGGGTGGTCCAGCACCCGCTGTTCTTCGGCTACTCCGCCTCCCAGGCCTACCTCCCGTGCGAGCACCTGGCCATCGCGGTCTCGACCACGACGGGCCCCGACGCCCCGGGCGGTCACAGCGCCCAGCTGGTCGGCCAGCGGATCGCCGCCGCCCTCGCCCCGGACCACCCGATCCCCGACTTCGGCTGA